Below is a genomic region from Deltaproteobacteria bacterium.
TTTCTTAATTTCTCGGGGTTTGGGAATTGAAGAAGAACGACTACCGCTACGATCCTCCTCTACCTCTTCAAGGATAATGTCGTTACATAAGTCGATGCATTCGTCGCAAATATAAACATCCGGACCCGCAATAAGTTTGCGCACCTCTTCCTGGTTCTTGCCACAAAAGCTACAGACTAACGATGATTGACTGCGATTAGAACCTTTAGCCACCGAAATATTCCCCCTTATTAACCCCTCGAATCTCGCAAGTTAACAGATTTCATCCCTCACAAACTACTCAAAGCCTTCCTGGCAACTGCTTTTCGCCTGCTTCACGAGCCGTTCCCATTACTGGGTGTTATGCATGACTATGATAAAATTATATCCAATGCACATCGCCACGCCAAGCGATATTTAAATATCCAAGAAAAACAATAAGTTAACTTGACTTGGGAGTTTTCGGCCTATGGGCTACTACACTATCAATCAGCCCATACTCTTTGGCCTGCTCAGCCGACATAAAATTGTCGCGATCGGTATCGACTTCGATTTTTTCGATATTCGCCCCTGTGTGCACTGAGAGCAATCTATTTAGCTCTCGCTTCATTCTAACCATCTCACGCGCGTGGATTTCCACATCCGATACTTGCCCCTGAAATCCGCCAAGTGGCTGGTGAATCATAATGCGCGCATGTGGTAGCGCGGCCCTCTTGCCGTTGGCCCCAGCGGCTAACAAGAATGCACCCATACTTGCCGCTTGTCCTAAACATAGCGTCGACACATCTGGGGTAACGTACTGCATCGTATCGTATATAGCCATTCCAGCAGTTACGGAGCCACCCGGCGAATTAATGTAAAAATAAATATCCTTTTCTGGATCCTCGCTCTCCAAAAAAAGAAACTGCGCCGTTACCACATTCGCCACAGCATCCGTGACTTCCGTGCCCAAAAACACAATGCGATCCTTAAGCAGACGAGAATAAATGTCATAAGAACGTTCTCCTCTTGCCGTTTGCTCAATTACATAAGGAATGTAGTGCATAAAGCCATTCTCCGGTATTTAGTTCTTAAATCCAAACTTCCGCCCGCAAGAAGCTTACAAACTGAGCAATCTCGCGGCAATCAGTCTACGCCTTTAGCTTTTCCATCACCACGCACTGGCCAATCAAGTGTTCGAGCGTTTTCATCCTATTCACATATTCCCTTAGCGATGACTTTGCATGGGGTAATCCAAGGAAATAACCCACATTCTCAACATCCATATCGAACTCAATCGCCTTCTCGTCCATCCATTGCTGTACGTCCTCATCTGAGACCTCGCGCTCTTCTTGTTCCATAATCCGATCTAGAACCACAGCCCGTCTCAGACGAGTCTCTGCCATTTCACCTAACGCCTGTCTATATTGCGTAACATCGATTCTAGTGAAATCCTTTGAATTCCTATCCAAAACGCCAATTTCAGCTAACATAAACCGAATCTCGCCATCCACGAGCGAGTGAGGCAGCTCGAACTTATTTCGCTTTAGCACCTCGTCGAGGTAGGCGTTATGTCTTGCAATTTCATTGCGTTTCTTAACATCGCGCTTGTGATGCTGCTGAACCAATCGCATAAACTCTTCGACGCTTCCCGCAAAACCAGTTTTCTGAAGAAATGCGTCATCAAAAATAGGAAGCTCTCTCGTTGAAATCTTCTTAACAGTTACGCTGTGGCAAACTTTTTGCCCAGCCAGCTTCTCGTTGGGATGATCTTTAGGAGCTTCGACAAATATGTCGCTCTTTACGCCGACCTCCAAGCCAAGTAGCCCATCGATAAGTTCCTTTGGAAATTCTTTTGACTCTTCATCGTTAAGCTCAGCGACCATATAACTTCCTGAAGCCTCATCTATGGATTCGCCATCGAAAGTAGCCGATACGCCAAAGACAACTATATCGCCTTTCTGAGTAACAGTTCGATCCGTAATGGGATGAAACTTTGAAAAACGACGACATAGGTTGTTAATATGCTCATTCACATGCTCTTCCGAGCACTCGGTCTTTTCCACTTCATATTCGCATTCAAAACCGACGTAATCTTTAATGACTGGTTCTGGAAAAATGTCCAGGGATAGAGTAAATTTGTAGTTTTCACCCTCGTCAGTATCGAGAATTTCGACTTCGGGAAATCCAACGACATTTAGTTTGTGATCCCTTACGACATTGTCATAAGTCTCCTTGATAATTTCGCCCAAAATGTCTCGTTTGATCGCTGGACCATGAAGATTTGCCACCAAACCTCTAGGCGCCCTGCCTGGACGAAAACCTTTTATATTTGAACGCAACTGAGCTGCCGCAAGAGCTCGCTCAAAACGCTGCTCGAATATTCCAGTCGGAACCTCGCAACTAACACTGCGCTTTACTTCTCCAATATTTTCCAGGGATACAATCATATCCGCACCAACTTCAGCCGATACCATAATTAAGAATCCTTAATTCCAAATCGCTCGCTATACCACGCGCCCCAAAACACTAGGCAATGCGGGAGGGGGGACTTGAACCCCCAAGCTCAAAGAGCACTAGATCCTAAGTCTAGCGTGTCTGCCAATTCCACCACCCCCGCAGAAAACACCATATCAAAATCTTCATTACTAAAATAAGAAGATTGGGCGATCAGGGACTCGAACCCTGGACCCGCTGATTAAGAGTCAGCTGCTCTAGCCAGCTGAGCTAATCGCCCATCTAATGATTTCAGTAACTTACGATTCTATTATTTTACTAAAATAACAGCAAGCTACTTTAGCGCTACTAGCTAAAAAAAACATATGGCTTAATATTTCATTTTCCAAAAAAGAGCAAACTAAGGCAGTTTTTACAGCGGGTTCTCAACTGGCGGAATCCATTAGACAAGCCCAAAAAAGGCTAACTGCACTTTTAGAAGTACTGTACTATTTTCCCATATGCATAGCCAGCAGCTAAACCTACGGCTGTGCCAGCTGCAACGCCGATAACTACAGGTGCGCTTACTATAGCTGCTCCGCCCATCGCCGAACCAGCTACTGCCGCACCAAGGCCAGTCTTAGCTATAACGGCCGATGTCGCAAGAAAGGCTCCAGTACCTGCGCTAACGCCAGCCACGACGCCACTACTGAGGCGCCCGACAGTATTAGCCATGGATCTCATAGTGCGTCGATAACTATTATCTCCAACCGCCCGATCCTCATAGAGCGCATTAGCCATATCGGTGACTCCGCTAGCTGCATCGATGATGCCACCTATTTTGCCGACAGCGTTACCAACTGCGCCAAGCGTTTTGCCTATGACAGAATTAGCGGGTTCAGCCAATTCTCGAATTCGCATCTTGTCGATGGCGTCCTTAACATCGTTACCCATTCCCACAGCCGATACCGACGATGCCACAAAGTCTTCAACTTTAACACCCGACTGCGCCGCCCAATGCCCAATATCTGCAATGCCATCCAATAGCATTCCAGAGGTTCTATCTATCTCTTGCAGCTGCCTATCAGCACTCTTTAAGAAGCCAACCTTGACACGCTCAAGTCCCCTGTCAAAATATTGCCCAACTACCTTGCTCCCAACTGAAAAAGCGTCATAAGCCCGGCCAAATCCACCCCGAACCGTCTGCCATGCGTTATATGTTGTGGTTTGGCGCGTCACAGGACGCCCAGCCGAATAGACACTTGAACTTCCACCACTATTTCGACTCTCATACCTAGTCGACAATCCCTGATTATCGTACCCAGCAGAACTAGTTCCGTTAGAACCATACCTCTGGTGTTTTGATGAATTAACGCCGTACAAATCCATTAGTGTTTCCTCCATTATATTAAACGGATAAGTCTATCTGGAAAGAGCAACTTCTACGCCTGCTCTTTCAAATTTTAAAGCGTTAATATTATCGCAATTATTAGTCGGCAGCGTTCACAAATTTTTGCAACCTGCGGCTCCACTTCCATTCCTCTACGGCAGAAAACAAGCATGGCACTATAAATAAAGTGATGAGACTAATCGCCATGCCACCGATAGATGGGATAGCCATCGGTTGCATAACGTCTGAGCCTCGGCCCGTAGTCCAAAATATAGGCATTAAACCAAAGACAGTGGTGCTAATCGTCATGAGGCAAGGACGAATGCGCCTAAGGCCGGCTTCCACGACCGCTTCCCTAATTTCTAATATGGATCGAAATTCCCTATCCTTAAAGATATGCTCCAAATAAGTTGAGATCACCACGCCGTCATCGTCAACCACGCCAAAAAGAACCAAGAAACCTACCCAAACCGCCACTGAAAGGTTAGCACCACAAAAACTCAGCATTATAAAACCTCCAGCCGCCGAGACTATTACCCCGAAAAAAATAATAGGTGCAATCCACCAACGGCTAAAGCCCAAGTAAAGCATGACAAACATAATAGCGAGAGTTAAGGGCACTAAAATCTTCATGCGCGCCGTCGCCCTAACTTGATTTTCAAACTGCCCAGACCACTCCCAGTAATATCCAGGTGGCACCTTTAACTCGCCCGCCTTTAGCGCCCTTTGCAGCGCGGACTCGGCATCTCGAACTACGCTAACCTCATCACGACCACGGGTATTCATGGTGACATAACCGACCAATAGCCCTCGCTCTCCCTTAATCTCCTGAGGACCAAGTATAGTCTCAATCGAAGCTAATTGTATCAAAGGAACCTGTGCCCCTGTAGCACTAGGAACTAAAATTCCCTCAATTGCCTCGAAGTGTTCCCGAAAATCCCGCGCCAAGCGAAGCCTAATCGGATAGCGCTCCCTCCCCTCAACTGAGTCCATTATATTCATACCGCCTAGAGCCATCTCTATTACGTCCTGCACATCTCGGATATTTACCCCATATCGCGCAGCTTTTTCGCGATTGATTTCAATCTGCACGTACGGCTTACCCACTATGCGGTCTGCTACGATATCAGTTGCCCCTGGAACTGTTTGAAGCACCTTTTCAATCTCGATTCCGATGCGCTCAATTTCCTTTAGTTCCGATCCAAATATTTTCACTCCCATCATTGCACGAAAGCCAGTCTGCAACATTACCAAACGCGTCTGTATCG
It encodes:
- the clpP gene encoding ATP-dependent Clp endopeptidase proteolytic subunit ClpP is translated as MHYIPYVIEQTARGERSYDIYSRLLKDRIVFLGTEVTDAVANVVTAQFLFLESEDPEKDIYFYINSPGGSVTAGMAIYDTMQYVTPDVSTLCLGQAASMGAFLLAAGANGKRAALPHARIMIHQPLGGFQGQVSDVEIHAREMVRMKRELNRLLSVHTGANIEKIEVDTDRDNFMSAEQAKEYGLIDSVVAHRPKTPKSS
- the tig gene encoding trigger factor is translated as MVSAEVGADMIVSLENIGEVKRSVSCEVPTGIFEQRFERALAAAQLRSNIKGFRPGRAPRGLVANLHGPAIKRDILGEIIKETYDNVVRDHKLNVVGFPEVEILDTDEGENYKFTLSLDIFPEPVIKDYVGFECEYEVEKTECSEEHVNEHINNLCRRFSKFHPITDRTVTQKGDIVVFGVSATFDGESIDEASGSYMVAELNDEESKEFPKELIDGLLGLEVGVKSDIFVEAPKDHPNEKLAGQKVCHSVTVKKISTRELPIFDDAFLQKTGFAGSVEEFMRLVQQHHKRDVKKRNEIARHNAYLDEVLKRNKFELPHSLVDGEIRFMLAEIGVLDRNSKDFTRIDVTQYRQALGEMAETRLRRAVVLDRIMEQEEREVSDEDVQQWMDEKAIEFDMDVENVGYFLGLPHAKSSLREYVNRMKTLEHLIGQCVVMEKLKA